A region from the Drosophila mauritiana strain mau12 chromosome 2L, ASM438214v1, whole genome shotgun sequence genome encodes:
- the LOC117136447 gene encoding uncharacterized protein LOC117136447, with translation MKRKRIASRLFNIFLLAVLCYLILTSLSDRNKTIDISEVPQIYINEEDELFVNTTGCRISATKPLSLYALSFMEPIEPVLCRMQQLMVAETIGDRNYLVRNISRLGILSWRQVSCIYREFVRVDDAHNKYISMKFFKLTDRTRYLEVGTGLQHIRTWCWVDFGRIIFHDVLYFLPPLPQDTNRSTELQKRKLSVMILGVDSISHMHYMRYFHRVADFIEHLPHTEFWGYNRVALNTYPNLIPLVSGLSVSQMEESCYKDELNFDKCNFLWNEFKRAGYSTIFAEDTDTAGLFIYRKRGFQKQPTDIYMRPLMTEIESHSLYRTTFDLKCTGHRLYGEFYYDFVSKLIPHMERQLFFSFLWNMHGIHDVFPFAKFVDKDYLSILTRLHEKGVMENTLILFMGDHGLRFDSFARTAPGQHEMSQPLLIAIYPEWLKRRFPLAISNFERNARSLITTFDLHETLKDVIHLDRLTNVNVRNRTLYLTNERGISLFLPIPQNRNCKTAEIKQHYCLCNELKSVSTHESAIQEAASFAVDRINELIKPYPQCKVLSLQSVRSAYRAKSSTYRGNYRLSQVMVRLKTTPGDGNFDATVLITMFNGEKTDMKLGGPVTRTDRYADQAYCVQNYRIEMYCYCL, from the coding sequence ATGAAGAGAAAGCGAATTGCTAGTCGATTGTTCAACATTTTCCTCTTGGCGGTTCTGTGCTATCTGATATTGACTTCCCTTTCTGATCGGAATAAAACGATTGATATAAGCGAAGTGCCCCAGATCTACATCAATGAGGAAGATGAACTCTTTGTCAACACCACGGGATGTCGAATAAGTGCGACGAAACCACTTTCGCTTTACGCCCTGTCCTTCATGGAGCCCATTGAACCCGTTTTATGTAGAATGCAGCAGCTGATGGTCGCCGAGACAATTGGAGACAGGAATTACTTGGTGCGCAACATATCGAGGCTTGGGATTCTCTCATGGAGGCAAGTCTCCTGCATTTATCGGGAGTTTGTGAGGGTCGATGACGCACACAACAAGTACATATCCATGAAGTTTTTCAAGCTCACCGATCGAACGAGATACCTTGAGGTGGGTACTGGTCTGCAACACATTCGTACTTGGTGCTGGGTGGACTTTGGCAGGATCATATTCCACGACGTTCTGTACTTCCTGCCACCACTGCCCCAGGATACGAACAGATCAACAGAACTTCAGAAGCGAAAGCTGTCGGTGATGATCCTGGGAGTAGATTCTATCTCGCACATGCACTACATGCGTTACTTTCATCGCGTGGCCGACTTCATCGAGCATCTGCCGCACACCGAATTCTGGGGCTATAATCGCGTCGCCTTGAACACCTATCCCAACTTGATCCCTCTGGTAAGCGGACTTAGTGTTTCGCAGATGGAGGAGTCTTGCTACAAGGACGAATTGAACTTTGACAAATGTAACTTCTTGTGGAATGAATTCAAGAGGGCGGGATACAGCACCATCTTTGCAGAGGACACGGATACCGCCGGGCTGTTTATCTACAGAAAGAGGGGCTTCCAGAAGCAGCCCACCGATATTTACATGCGACCTCTGATGACTGAAATCGAATCTCATTCGTTATACCGCACCACATTCGATCTAAAGTGCACGGGTCATCGTCTCTATGGGGAGTTTTACTATGATTTCGTCTCCAAGCTGATTCCGCACATGGAACGCCAGTTATTTTTCTCATTTCTGTGGAATATGCACGGCATACACGACGTCTTTCCATTTGCCAAGTTTGTGGATAAGGATTACCTGAGTATTTTGACCAGGCTACACGAAAAGGGAGTGATGGAGAACACGTTGATCCTGTTTATGGGTGATCACGGTCTGAGATTTGATTCATTCGCCCGAACTGCTCCGGGACAACATGAAATGTCGCAGCCCCTCTTGATCGCCATTTATCCCGAATGGCTGAAAAGGAGATTTCCGCTCGCCATATCGAATTTCGAACGAAACGCCAGAAGTCTCATTACCACATTCGATCTGCACGAAACCCTTAAAGATGTGATCCATCTTGATCGACTGACCAATGTCAATGTGAGGAATAGAACGCTTTATTTGACGAACGAGCGCGGAATCAGTCTGTTTTTACCCATTCCTCAGAACCGAAATTGTAAAACCGCCGAGATAAAGCAACACTACTGCCTCTGCAACGAACTGAAATCGGTATCCACCCACGAAAGTGCCATTCAAGAGGCTGCCAGTTTCGCAGTGGACAGGATCAACGAGCTCATCAAGCCATATCCTCAGTGTAAAGTTCTAAGCCTGCAGTCAGTTCGCTCTGCCTACCGCGCCAAAAGTAGTACCTACCGAGGAAACTACAGGCTGTCCCAGGTTATGGTCCGCCTGAAAACGACGCCCGGGGATGGAAACTTCGATGCCACCGTTCTCATAACCATGTTCAATGGGGAAAAGACGGATATGAAGCTGGGAGGTCCTGTGACCAGGACAGACAGATACGCCGATCAGGCGTACTGCGTTCAAAACTATCGCATTGAAATGTACTGCTACTGCTTATGA